One genomic window of Solanum dulcamara chromosome 12, daSolDulc1.2, whole genome shotgun sequence includes the following:
- the LOC129877007 gene encoding ras-related protein RABA4d-like has protein sequence MSSNLYVDHYNQKIDYVFKIVLIGDSAVGKSQLLARFARNEFSLDSKATIGVEFQTKTLLVDNKTVKAQIWDTAGQERYRAVTSAYYRGAVGAMLVYDLTKRQSFDHMARWLEELRGHADKNIVIMLIANKCDLGSLRAVPVEDAQEFAERENLFFMETSALQSTNVEGAFMTVLTEIYKIISKNTLTATPGADYGKSQPLKGTRIIVPGQDSDSGGNSGGCCMSS, from the exons ATGTCGTCGAATTTGTATGTAGATCATTATAATCAAAAGATTGATTATGTTTTTAAGATTGTTTTAATTGGAGATTCTGCGGTTGGTAAGTCTCAATTATTGGCTAGATTTGCAAGAAATGAATTTAGTTTAGATTCAAAGGCTACAATTGGGGTTGAGTTTCAAACAAAAACTTTGCTTGTTGATAACAAAACCGTTAAGGCACAAATTTGGGACACTGCGGGACAAGAAAG GTATAGAGCAGTAACAAGTGCATATTATCGAGGTGCAGTTGGCGCGATGCTAGTCTATGACTTAACAAAACGCCAATCATTTGATCACATGGCTAGATGGCTGGAAGAACTAAGAGGTCACGCGGACAAGAACATAGTTATAATGCTCATCGCGAACAAATGTGATCTAGGAAGTCTTCGAGCTGTACCAGTTGAAGATGCTCAAGAATTCGCAGAGAGGGAGAATCTTTTCTTTATGGAAACATCAGCTCTTCAATCTACAAACGTCGAGGGTGCATTCATGACAGTTTTAACAgaaatttataaaatcattagCAAGAATACGCTTACTGCAACTCCGGGAGCTGATTATGGGAAGTCACAACCTTTAAAGGGAACCAGGATCATTGTTCCTGGCCAGGATTCGGATTCTGGTGGGAATAGTGGTGGCTGCTGCATGTCGTCCtga